Below is a genomic region from Methanococcus vannielii SB.
CCAATTTCTTTCAATCCAAATGCCATTTCTAAGCCGATTGCCCCTGCTCCTGCAACTACTGCTTGTTTTGTAGTTTTTGTCCATTCTTTTATGCTTTGGCCGTCTTCAATTGTTCTTACCTTAAATACCCCTTTTAAATTTACGCCATCTATTGGTGGAATAAATGGAGTTCCACCTGTTGCGATTACTAATTTTTCATAGGAAATTTCTTTTTTAATTCCTTTTTCTTCATAAATTACTATATTTTGGTTAGCTACTACATCAACTACTTTGGATTCAGTAATAACTTCAATTCCCTTTCTTTCGTAGTCTTTTGGAGTGTGCATTACTATATTTTCAAATTTTTCAATTTCTCCACCAATAACATAAGGTATTGCACATGGGGAATATGCAATATGTTTATCCTCCGTTAATATAGTAATTTTAGCATTAGCACTATATTTTTTTATATTTGATGCAGTAGTAAGTCCTCCAGCACCGCTTCCAATGATTACGACATTCATTTTTTCACCAGTAGTAAAATAAAAATATTCAGTTAAATTAAAATATAGTTTTTAAATATAGGAACTTTTTTCAGATATATAAATTTAATTGATAATACGAAAAATTAACCCAAATGGAGTCCTAAAAAAGCATTTTTTTAGATATAATTTGAAAATACGTAATTTAAAAAAATAAATGGTACAAAAATAGAGTCCTATTTATCTAATAAGTATAAAAAGAAAAAATAGAGGGTATTTATTCAATTTCTTTCATGACTTCATGATATATTGTAAAATCATAAAGTATACTGTTTATCTTTTCTGAATCGGTCATTCCTTTGAATTGACCAGTCATTGCACCTTGTTCATCCATTACTTTTACAAATGACGGCCCTAGTTCAGTTAATTTATTAATTTCATTTGTAAATCCAATGTTTGGAATTGAATGCTTTTCAACCTCTAAATCAGTTCCAAGCCATTCAACGCTTGCAGTTATTGCAAGTTCAGGATTTTTTGCAATTTCATTATTTGATAACGCCATTAATTTTAAGAATGATTTTACTGCTGATTTTTTATCTTTAATGGCATTTTCTGACGCTACAAGTACGCAGCACGGATGATTTTCCCACATGCCTTCAGGAGGAAGATTTCCAGAGTAGATTATAGGTTTTCCAATTCCTGAAAGTTTTAACTGTTCAGGAGTAGGTTCCCATGCAATTACAGCGTCTAATTCCTTACTGCTTAAAAGTTGGGGCATTGCACCTTGCCCATTACAGTTTACCAACTGAACCATTTTAGTTTTGTCGTTTGGATTTTCTGTGTAGGTTATTCCTTCAAAATCCAGTGCTGATTTTATCATAACGTACTGGATAGAGGTTGGAAGAGGATGTCCAATTTTTACGGTTTTTCCAGAATTTTGACTTTCTTTTATGTATAAAACAAATTCTTCCCAATTGTTTGCTGAAATATCGCTTCTAACAACTACTGCTGAGCCTTCGGATTGGATTGGACTTATAATTTTTGCAGCATTTCCCTGATCTATTGAAAATACTGCCGGAGGAACCCCATTTAAACCCACATCAACCTGACCTTGTGCCATTAAAGTCATAATTTTTGCGCCCCCTTCAAGTACCCTTACGAATTCAACATTTGCTATTAATTTATCGTTTTCATATAATCCGTATACTTTTTTATTCTCAATTTCTTTTAAGTAAATCCCGTAATTTTCCATGAAAATGTCGGAATGCTCTGCTGCAACAAAAAGC
It encodes:
- a CDS encoding ABC transporter substrate-binding protein; protein product: MLFIKKYAILAGFLIMLLFAGCIDTNSGSEDVYNLKVAYLPSDHDAPLFVAAEHSDIFMENYGIYLKEIENKKVYGLYENDKLIANVEFVRVLEGGAKIMTLMAQGQVDVGLNGVPPAVFSIDQGNAAKIISPIQSEGSAVVVRSDISANNWEEFVLYIKESQNSGKTVKIGHPLPTSIQYVMIKSALDFEGITYTENPNDKTKMVQLVNCNGQGAMPQLLSSKELDAVIAWEPTPEQLKLSGIGKPIIYSGNLPPEGMWENHPCCVLVASENAIKDKKSAVKSFLKLMALSNNEIAKNPELAITASVEWLGTDLEVEKHSIPNIGFTNEINKLTELGPSFVKVMDEQGAMTGQFKGMTDSEKINSILYDFTIYHEVMKEIE